A region of Thermovibrio ammonificans HB-1 DNA encodes the following proteins:
- a CDS encoding endo alpha-1,4 polygalactosaminidase produces MKRLAAAVLAAIAAASCGGGGGGTTGEEVSKYPVHRHVKTTWFYVGEPATPDNNYISNVESAWDDIWLWHYGGVDDPYNRTGYFPSLFTPHQNPFYFALPYNDLTPNGTLKKSAEKIPWFSWELYRKNGSVLKNRWIRIVKGDKVAYAQWEDVGPFGEDDFNYVFGNAPPSNPVNGAGLDVSPAVRDYLGLKDVDYVDWQFVDDDQVPSGPWKEVVTTTPVTYLSPPSLSENATLYIQLTGELRTDIPANVYEVDLFNTSNQTIKELKDAGKTVICYFSAGTLEEWRPDADQIPESAVGKQVEGWPGEFWLDIRNPQVRQVMKRRILLAKEKGCDGVDPDNVDGYTHNTGFPLTYKDQYSFNAYLALVAKENRLLIALKNDPEQVKDLYELFDFAIVEECLEFNTCNLFLPFLKAGKPVYDIEYNQTLLQNEEAFNRACESLESEGIQMSLYPKLLNGSYVKSCQFGSY; encoded by the coding sequence TTGAAACGGCTCGCCGCCGCAGTTCTGGCGGCTATTGCAGCAGCTTCCTGTGGAGGAGGAGGCGGCGGAACAACAGGGGAAGAGGTCTCAAAGTATCCCGTTCACCGCCACGTGAAAACCACCTGGTTCTACGTTGGAGAGCCCGCAACTCCCGACAACAACTACATCTCAAACGTTGAGAGCGCCTGGGACGACATATGGCTGTGGCACTACGGGGGCGTAGACGACCCCTACAACAGAACCGGCTACTTCCCCTCACTGTTCACGCCGCACCAAAACCCCTTTTACTTTGCCCTTCCCTACAACGACCTAACGCCAAACGGAACCCTGAAGAAAAGCGCCGAGAAAATCCCCTGGTTCAGCTGGGAGCTTTACAGGAAGAACGGCTCGGTCCTTAAAAACAGGTGGATAAGAATAGTAAAAGGGGATAAGGTGGCCTACGCCCAGTGGGAAGACGTGGGCCCGTTCGGTGAAGACGACTTTAACTACGTTTTCGGCAACGCCCCTCCCAGCAACCCGGTAAACGGCGCAGGCCTCGATGTGAGCCCCGCCGTAAGGGACTACCTGGGCCTAAAAGACGTAGACTACGTAGACTGGCAGTTTGTAGACGACGACCAAGTTCCCTCCGGGCCCTGGAAAGAGGTTGTAACAACAACCCCGGTAACCTACCTCTCCCCGCCTTCGCTCTCTGAGAACGCAACCCTTTACATACAGCTAACGGGAGAGCTGAGAACCGACATTCCGGCAAATGTCTACGAGGTAGACCTCTTCAACACCTCCAATCAAACGATAAAGGAGCTGAAAGACGCAGGGAAAACGGTTATCTGCTACTTCAGCGCAGGGACCCTTGAAGAGTGGAGGCCCGACGCCGACCAAATCCCCGAATCTGCAGTCGGGAAACAGGTAGAGGGCTGGCCCGGAGAGTTCTGGCTGGACATAAGAAATCCCCAGGTACGTCAAGTTATGAAACGGCGAATCCTGCTTGCAAAGGAGAAAGGGTGCGACGGTGTAGACCCGGACAACGTAGACGGCTACACCCACAACACCGGCTTTCCCCTGACCTACAAAGACCAGTACAGCTTCAACGCCTACCTGGCCCTTGTAGCAAAGGAAAACAGACTCCTAATAGCCTTAAAGAACGACCCCGAACAGGTTAAGGACCTCTACGAGCTCTTCGACTTCGCAATAGTTGAGGAGTGCCTGGAGTTCAACACGTGCAACCTCTTCCTACCCTTTTTAAAGGCGGGAAAACCCGTTTACGACATAGAGTACAACCAAACCCTGCTGCAAAACGAGGAAGCCTTTAACCGGGCCTGCGAAAGCCTTGAAAGCGAAGGAATCCAGATGAGCCTTTACCCGAAGCTCCTGAACGGAAGCTATGTAAAGAGCTGTCAGTTCGGAAGCTACTAA
- the thrB gene encoding homoserine kinase translates to MKFKVSVPASTSNLGPGFDALGLALKLYNDFIVEPSDFYSVEIEGEGADSLPKDEKNLFLRAYRSTMEYLGQNQPIKVKQVNRIPLGRGLGSSATAIVGGILAAERISGKKLSLPEVIDVAFKFEPHPDNVLPAYTGGFVVAATNGDLTYVKLDWPDELKVIIVVPELFLSTEESRSVLPESYSREDVIFNIQRVALLLGALQKRDFGLLKEAVKDRIHQPYRCDLIPSFWEVLSEGYKAGAYAVYLSGAGSCIGALADKNFDEIGKAMCNVFDALGIESRYLVLDVDKEGARIEEA, encoded by the coding sequence ATGAAGTTTAAGGTCTCCGTTCCGGCCTCTACGAGCAACTTGGGGCCAGGTTTCGACGCCCTCGGACTTGCGCTGAAGCTCTATAACGACTTTATAGTTGAGCCCTCAGACTTTTACTCTGTGGAGATAGAGGGTGAGGGAGCAGACTCCCTTCCCAAAGACGAGAAGAACCTCTTTTTAAGGGCCTACCGCTCTACAATGGAGTACCTGGGGCAGAACCAACCGATAAAGGTGAAACAGGTAAACAGGATTCCGCTGGGAAGGGGGCTCGGAAGCTCTGCCACTGCAATAGTGGGGGGGATTCTGGCCGCAGAGAGGATTTCCGGAAAGAAGTTATCCCTCCCAGAGGTTATAGATGTTGCCTTTAAGTTTGAGCCCCACCCCGACAACGTGCTGCCAGCCTACACCGGGGGCTTCGTTGTTGCGGCGACAAACGGAGACCTCACTTACGTGAAGCTCGACTGGCCAGACGAGTTAAAGGTGATAATAGTTGTTCCTGAGCTCTTCTTGTCGACAGAGGAGTCCCGCTCGGTTCTACCCGAGAGCTACTCCAGGGAGGACGTTATCTTCAACATTCAAAGGGTTGCGCTTCTCCTCGGGGCCCTTCAGAAGAGGGATTTCGGCCTACTGAAAGAGGCGGTAAAGGACAGAATCCACCAGCCCTACCGGTGCGACCTCATCCCCTCTTTCTGGGAGGTTCTCTCAGAAGGCTACAAGGCGGGAGCCTACGCCGTTTACCTTTCGGGTGCAGGAAGCTGCATAGGGGCACTTGCAGACAAGAACTTTGACGAAATCGGAAAGGCTATGTGTAACGTTTTCGACGCCCTCGGCATAGAGAGCAGGTATCTGGTTCTGGACGTTGACAAGGAGGGAGCCAGAATAGAAGAGGCTTAA
- a CDS encoding helix-turn-helix domain-containing protein, with translation MSIKELLNSYEFDPEFIYEGLKHDLAEQLKELMESKGISKKELAERMGVSPSYITRIFGADNISLKTVAKVLAALEVNGRISLTPSKREG, from the coding sequence ATGTCTATAAAGGAGCTACTCAACAGTTACGAGTTCGACCCCGAGTTTATATACGAAGGTTTGAAGCACGACTTAGCAGAGCAGTTAAAGGAGTTAATGGAGTCTAAGGGCATCAGCAAGAAAGAGCTTGCCGAGAGAATGGGGGTCTCACCTTCTTACATTACGAGAATTTTCGGAGCAGACAACATCTCCCTGAAAACAGTGGCAAAAGTTTTAGCGGCCCTCGAGGTCAACGGAAGAATCTCCCTTACCCCTTCTAAAAGAGAAGGCTAA
- a CDS encoding gamma-glutamylcyclotransferase family protein, with amino-acid sequence MMRGNGKVKLFVYGSLKRGYWNNRLLRKCRYLGTGVTKEPFKLYSVGFPYAVPDSRGLPVKGEVYEVDLKTLKDLDNLEGCPNHYKRKLVEVELASKQTVEAYIYYVDTPRGEPVPPKEGFFVWEGR; translated from the coding sequence ATGATGAGAGGTAACGGAAAGGTGAAGTTATTCGTCTACGGCTCCCTTAAAAGAGGCTACTGGAACAACAGGCTCCTTAGGAAGTGCCGCTACTTGGGCACCGGAGTTACCAAAGAGCCCTTTAAACTCTACTCCGTCGGCTTTCCCTACGCCGTTCCCGATAGCCGGGGTCTGCCGGTAAAGGGAGAGGTTTACGAGGTAGACCTTAAAACCCTAAAGGACCTCGACAACCTTGAGGGCTGTCCCAATCATTACAAGAGGAAGCTGGTGGAAGTTGAGCTTGCGAGCAAGCAGACCGTTGAGGCCTACATCTACTACGTAGACACCCCCAGGGGTGAACCGGTTCCTCCGAAGGAGGGTTTCTTTGTTTGGGAAGGTCGCTAA